A region from the Fusarium graminearum PH-1 chromosome 4, whole genome shotgun sequence genome encodes:
- a CDS encoding GPI mannosyltransferase 4, with amino-acid sequence MWRRTYLTLVLIRLWFALSPSYLHPDENFQGPEVIAGQIFSYPVRHTWEFTSENPIRSVFPLWPVYGLPMLLLRWLWIGNGQDGEIPPIAVFWTLRVLMFAISFVLEDWALHELIPSPKHRRVAVLLVASSYVTWTYQTHTFSNSVETLVVAWSLVLIQRVADPRCLVYSTESHFQRFLSSQAFDCFQYSGKAAAVTTVIAIGLDTAFYLPDSVTWTDLIHRPVITPLNNFKYNSATENLAQHGLHPWYQHLVGNLPLLLGPAAALLVIRPKLSIRLWSAMSGLVVLSAFQHQEARFLLPTVPLFLSSIRMPRNQTVFYIFTAVWIGFNLALGSLMGIYHQGGVVPGQVFLSQQPDATQAIWWKTYTPPIWLLNGKNEFLTTRDVMGLKGELLLEQLSQLATCDTPADRRNQEYLKEKNGTYLIAPASATWLDPYLSNKGLEGLRFREVWRYRKHLNLDDLDFGDDGVWDTLARVIGRRGLVAWRVTKSCPK; translated from the exons ATGTGGCGGCGCACATACCTTACTCTCGTCCTTATCAGGCTGTGGTTTGCGCTTTCACCCAGCTATCTACACCCGGATGAGAACTTCCAAGGCCCTGAGGTCATCGCTG GACAAATCTTTAGCTATCCCGTTCGTCACACATGGGAATTCACGAGCGAAAACCCTATCCGAAGCGTCTTTCCGTTATGGCCTGTCTACGGTCTTCctatgcttcttctccgaTGGCTATGGATCGGcaatggacaagatggcgaGATTCCACCTATTGCAGTTTTCTGGACGTTGCGCGTTCTCATGTTTGCCATCAGCTTCGTTCTTGAAGACTGGGCGTTGCACGAGTTGATCCCCTCGCCGAAGCACCGCCGTGTTGCCGTTCTCCTAGTCGCATCGTCCTACGTGACTTGGACCTACCAGACACACACGTTCTCAAATTCAGTAGAAACACTTGTTGTTGCGTGGAGTCTTGTTCTGATCCAGCGAGTTGCTGACCCACGG TGTTTGGTGTATTCAACCGAATCACATTTCCAGCGTTTCTTGTCGTCCCAGGCCTTCGATTGCTTCCAGTATTCTGGAAAAG CTGCAGCAGTGACAACTGTCATCGCAATCGGTCTAGACACCGCATTTTACCTGCCAGATTCTGTCACATGGACCGACTTGATCCATAGACCAGTGATCACCCCTCTTAACAACTTCAAGTACAACTCAGCAACCGAGAATCTGGCCCAGCATGGCCTTCATCCTTGGTACCAGCACTTGGTGGGGAATTTACCATTGTTGCTGGGCCCAGCTGCCGCGTTATTGGTAATCAGGCCCAAGCTCTCCATTCGACTCTGGTCTGCAATGTCTGGATTAGTTGTTTTATCGGCGTTCCAGCATCAAGAAGCGAGGTTTCTACTGCCGACAGTACCGCTATTTCTGTCATCGATCAGAATGCCTCGAAACCAAACAGTTTTTTACATCTTTACAGCAGTTTGGATCGGCTTTaaccttgctcttggctCATTGATGGGAATCTaccaccaaggaggagtGGTGCCGGGGCAGGTCTTCCTGAGTCAGCAACCAGATGCGACTCAGGCGATCTGGTGGAAGACTTATACACCGCCTATCTGGCTTTTGAATGGCAAGAATGAATTCTTGACAACTCGAGACGTTATGGGTCTCAAGGGTGAGTTACTCCTGGAGCAACTCAGTCAACTCGCTACATGCGACACTCCCGCCGACAGACGAAACCAGGAGTatctgaaggagaagaacggcACATATCTCATCGCCCCAGCATCAGCGACGTGGCTGGATCCCTACCTATCTAACAAGGGCTTGGAGGGGCTACGATTTAGAGAGGTTTGGCGTTACAGGAAACATTTGAACCTGGATGATTTGGACTTTGGGGACGATGGCGTTTGGGACACCCTGGCCAGGGTTATTGGGCGACGGGGGCTCGTCGCTTGGAGGGTAACAAAAAGTTGTCCAAAGTGA
- a CDS encoding ADP-ribosylation factor gives MSWFSNLLFSKKEIRILILGLDNAGKTTLLYRLKVGEVVTTIPTIGFNVESVTYKNLNFNVWDLGGQTSIRPYWRCYYANTAAVIFVVDSTDIERLHTASEELSAMLNEEELKDAALLVFANKQDQPGAKGAGEISEALRLGELRDRNWSIMACSAVDGSGVNEGMDWLVQTVNQD, from the exons ATGTCATGGTTTTCCAACCTACTGTTCTCGAAAAAGGAGATTAGAATATTGATTCTTGGCCTG GACAACGCAGGCAAGACCACTTTGTTATACCGACTCAAG GTTGGCGAGGTCGTCACAACGATACCCACGATCGGGTTTAACGTCGAATCTGTCACATACAAGAATCTTAACTTCAATGTCTGG GATCTCGGTGGTCAAACAAGCATCCGGCCATACTGGCGGTGTTACTATGCCAACACGGCAGCTGTCATCTTCGTCGTAGACTCCACCGATATCGAGCGATTACATACGGCTTCAGAAGAGCTGTCGGCCATGTTgaacgaggaggagctcaaggatgcGGCGCTGCTAGTGTTTGCCAACAAGCAGGACCAGCCTGGTGCCAAGGGCGCGGGCGAGATCTCGGAAGCGCTGCGCCTGGGTGAGCTCCGAGATCGCAACTGGAGCATCATGGCCTGTTCGGCGGTCGACGGTAGCGGTGTGAACGAGGGTATGGACTGGCTTGTG CAAACCGTCAACCAGGACTAA
- a CDS encoding 60S ribosomal protein L10a: MSKITVANVRTQVGELLEYSNETKKRNFLETVELQIGLKNYDPQRDKRFSGSIRLPSIPRPNMSICILGDQHDIDRAKHGGVDAMSADDLKKLNKNKKLIKKLARKYDAFVASEALIKQIPRLLGPGLSKAGKFPTPVSHADDLTGRINEVKSTIKFQLKKVLCMGVAVGNVEMSQEQLVGNIMLAINYLVSLLKKGWQNVGSLTIKASMSPPKRLY, translated from the exons ATGTCTAAAATCACAGTCG CTAATGTCCGAACCCAGGTCGGAGAGCTCCTTGAGTACTCcaatgagaccaagaagcgAAACTTCCTCGAGACCGTCGAGCTTCAGATCGGCCTGAAGAACTACGACCCCCAGAG AGACAAGCGTTTCTCCGGCTCCATCCGTCTCCCCTCCATTCCCCGCCCCAACATGTCCATCTGCATTCTCGGTGACCAGCACGATATCGACCGAGCCAAGCACGG tggtgttgacgcCATGTCCGCTgatgacttgaagaagctcaacaagaacaagaagctcatcaagaagctcgctcGCAAGTACGATGCTTTCGTCGCTTCCGAGGCTCTGATCAAGCAGATCCCCCGTCTCTTGGGTCCTGGTCTGTCCAAGGCCGGAAAGTTCCCTACCCCCGTTTCTCACGCCGATGATCTTACCGGACGTATCAACGAGGTCAAGAGCACCATCAAGTTCCAGCTCAAGAAGGTTCTCTGCATGGGTGTCGCCGTCGGCAACGTCGAGATGAGCCAGGAGCAGCTTGTTGGTAACATCATGTTGGCCATCAACTACCTTGTCTCCCTTCTCAAGAAGGGCTGGCAGAACGTTGGAAGCCTTACCATCAAGGCTTCCATGTCTCCCCCCAAGCGCCTGTACTAA